Proteins co-encoded in one Brassica rapa cultivar Chiifu-401-42 chromosome A02, CAAS_Brap_v3.01, whole genome shotgun sequence genomic window:
- the LOC103852352 gene encoding protein SUPPRESSOR OF NPR1-1 CONSTITUTIVE 4, translating into MQTSVPGAVLWCDVQLTKDDFGICYPDLKLNNHSTIESVYPKRRKSYLVNGVPTNGWFTIDFSLRDLKNVSLIQGILSQTGKIDGNGFSILTVQDVTAQIKPESIWLNVQHDAFYAQHNLSMSSFLVSASRTVSIDYISSPELNFFQKLTGHFGRNGPSFVFKFLGKEDFEPTTKRTYGSILSNLTYVKTFASGILVPKSYILPLDDKQYLLPPTSLVHDAHKAGLQVYVSGFSNDADIAYNYSFDPVSEYLSFMDNGDFSVDGVLSDFPITASASIDCFSHIGRNATKQVDFLVISKHGASGDYPGCTNLAYDKAIKDGADVIDCSVQMSREGKPFCSNSIDLEKSTMAAQTPLRNRSTIIPEISSHAGIYTFSLTWPEIYNLTPAISNPYRNPNERDSGRIMSLFEFLNLAKNSTSLSGILISVENAVYLREKKGLDLAKAVLDTLTEAGYSNGTTTKRVMIQSRNSSVLVDIKKQSKYETVYKVEKTIDDISDSAIEDIKKFADAVVIIKPSVLPLCDDSFVTGKTNVVERLQKSKLLVYVELFQNEFVSDATVEINSYITGAGINGTITEFPLTASKYKRNRCLGTKETLPYMAPVIPRGLLQTVNPLSPAPAPSPAPSPVFTDDYVAGPPLPPNLSFTNDGRYKLCSQPFSCGDQKDLLYPFWIPEREECGYPGFMLNCSSGFAELTLSSVKFRILMANYDLHYITLARMDYTDNLCPSNPRNEQFNQSALQFDPGTKLLTILYGCRDLPSNISNSLVYNYVTDFQCEGGMEGLRNYCFVKNTSSALLYMRDGTKDLEKNCKKEVSIPVCDSTLSSLRSDNPNKSLEKGFNLEIKQDCLVCLESNGACGYNRGFVCYCGDGTHGHNCYGSLVNAIHKGSWINVILKVAGSIAGVVLFVILLLFFRHYLRMKELRLRQQNLKSLIPLKHYTYAQVKRITKSFAEVVGRGGFGIVYRGTLSDGRMVAVKLLKDSKGNGEDFTNEVASMSQTSHLNIVTLLGFCSEGSKRAIIYEFLGNGSLDKFISDKSSVNLDWATLYQIALGVARGLEYLHHGCKTRIVHFDIKPQNVLLDENFCPKVSDFGLAKLCEKKESVLSLLDTRGTVGYIAPEMISRVYGSVSYKSDVYSYGMLVLEMIGARNKESAHQDSASNTSSIYFPEWVYRDLELGKPRRLIEDGINNEEEEVAKKMALVGLWCIQPSPLDRPPMNRVVEMMEGSLEALEVPPRPVLQQIPTAALQESLTLSDSLV; encoded by the exons ATGCAGACAAGTGTACCCGGTGCTGTTCTATGGTGTGATGTTCAGTTAACCAAAGATGACTTTGGCATTTGCTACCCTGATTTAAAGCTGAACAATCACTCAACTATTGAAAGTGTCTACCCAAAACGCCGAAAATCTTATCTGGTTAACGGAGTCCCTACTAACGGTTGGTTCACCATTGATTTCTCCTTGAGAGATCTCAAGAATGTTTCTT TGATCCAAGGAATATTATCACAGACAGGAAAAATTGATGGAAATGGATTCTCAATTTTAACGGTCCAAGATGTAACAGCGCAGATAAAACCAGAAAGTATTTGGTTAAATGTTCAGCACGATGCATTCTATGCTCAACATAATCTGAGCATGAGCAGCTTTCTGGTATCAGCTTCAAGAACTGTTTCCATTGACTACATCTCTTCCCCTGAACTGAATTTCTTTCAGAAACTTACCGGCCATTTCGGGCGTAACGGACCAAGTTTTGTGTTCAAATTTCTTGGAAAAGAAGATTTTGAGCCGACAACAAAGCGAACATATGGTTCTATCTTGAGTAACCTAACTTATGTCAAGACGTTTGCTTCAGGAATTCTCGTTCCGAAATCGTACATATTGCCACTGGATGACAAGCAGTACTTGCTTCCTCCTACATCCTTAGTTCACGATGCTCATAAAGCTGGATTACAAGTATATGTGTCAGGTTTTTCCAATGATGCTGATATTGCATATAACTACAGTTTCGATCCAGTGTCTGAGTATCTATCTTTTATGGACAATGGTGATTTCTCTGTCGATGGTGTGCTCTCTGATTTTCCCATAACTGCATCTGCATCAATTG ACTGCTTCTCCCACATTGGCAGAAACGCTACAAAACAAG TGGATTTTCTTGTTATATCAAAACATGGAGCGAGTGGGGACTATCCTGGATGTACAAATCTGGCATATGATAAGGCAATCAAAGATGGAGCTGATGTTATCGACTGCTCGGTCCAAATGTCCAGGGAAGGAAAACCCTTTTGCTCAAATTCCATTGATCTCGAGAAAAGCACAATGGCCGCCCAGACTCCTCTTAGAAACCGTTCAACAATTATTCCTGAGATTAGCTCACATGCTGGAATATACACTTTTAGTCTCACATGGCCTGAGATCTACAACTTGACTC CTGCGATTTCAAACCCTTACAGGAATCCGAATGAGAGAGATTCTGGGAGGATTATGTCACTCTTTGAATTTCTGAACTTGGCAAAGAACTCCACTTCTCTCTCTGGTATTTTGATCAGTGTAGAG AATGCAGTGTACCTTAGAGAGAAGAAAGGTCTCGACCTTGCTAAAGCGGTTCTTGATACACTCACGGAAGCTGGTTACAGCAATGGAACGACCACGAAAAGAGTCATGATACAGTCGAGGAACAGCTCGGTTTTAGTTGACATCAAAAAGCAGAGCAAGTATGAGACTGTCTACAAAGTTGAAAAAACAATTGATGATATTAGTGACTCTGCTATCGAAGACATAAAGAAATTCGCTGACGCTGTTGTCATCATAAAACCATCAGTCCTTCCCTTATGTGATGATTCATTTGTCACTGGGAAAACCAATGTAGTGGAGAGGCTGCAGAAGTCTAAGCTCCTGGTCTATGTGGAACTGTTTCAGAATGAGTTTGTATCTGATGCAACAGTTGAGATAAACTCATATATCACTGGAGCCGGTATCAATGGAACCATCACAGAGTTTCCTCTTACCGCTTCAAAATACAAAA GGAATCGATGTCTGGGAACGAAAGAAACTCTACCGTACATGGCCCCTGTTATACCTCGCGGTCTCTTACAAACGGTGAATCCTTTATCTCCAGCCCCAGCTCCAAGCCCAGCTCCAAGCCCAGTTTTCACAGATGATTATGTCGCTGGGCCACCACTACCTCCAAACCTTAGTTTCACAAATGATGGTCGTTACAAACTATGCAGCCAACCGTTTAGCTGTGGCGATCAGAAGGATCTATTGTACCCTTTCTGGATACCTGAGAGAGAAGAGTGCGGCTACCCCGGCTTCATGCTCAATTGCAGCAGTGGATTCGCAGAGCTGACTCTCTCCTCCGTGAAGTTCAGAATCTTAATGGCAAACTATGACTTACATTACATAACTCTCGCCAGAATGGATTATACCGACAATCTTTGTCCCTCAAATCCACGAAATGAACAATTCAACCAAAGCGCCCTTCAATTCGATCCCGGCACCAAGCTGCTAACAATTTTATATGGCTGCCGGGACTTACcatcaaatatttctaatagcCTAGTTTACAATTACGTTACAGATTTTCAATGTGAGGGTGGTATGGAAGGGCTAAGAAACTACTGCTTTGTGAAAAACACCTCGTCTGCTTTGCTCTACATGAGGGATGGCACTAAAGACTTGGAGAAAAATTGCAAAAAGGAAGTCAGTATACCTGTTTGTGACTCGACGTTATCCAGTCTGCGTTCAGATAATCCAAACAAGTCTCTTGAAAAGGGTTTCAATCTTGAAATTAAACAAGACTGCTTAGTGTGCTTAGAATCCAACGGTGCTTGTGGATATAATCGCGGATTCGTCTGCTATTGTGGCGATGGGACTCATGGACATAACTGTTATG GGTCTTTGGTCAACGCAATCCACAAAG GATCTTGGATCAATGTAATTCTCAAAG TTGCGGGTTCGATAGCAGGCGTTGTTCTGTTCGTGATCTTATTATTATTCTTTCGTCATTATCTACGGATGAAAGAATTACGTCTGAGACAACAGAACCTGAAGTCCCTCATTCCACTCAAACACTACACTTATGCACAGGTGAAAAGAATTACAAAGTCATTTGCGGAAGTGGTCGGGAGAGGCGGATTTGGAATTGTTTATAGAGGAACTCTTTCTGATGGCCGTATGGTTGCGGTGAAACTCTTGAAAGATTCAAAGGGTAATGGTGAAGATTTCACCAATGAAGTTGCAAGCATGAGCCAAACTTCTCATCTCAACATTGTTACCTTGCTTGGTTTCTGCTCTGAAGGTTCCAAACGAGCaattatatatgaatttttggGAAATGGATCTCTTGATAAATTCATCTCAGACAAGTCCTCGGTGAATTTGGATTGGGCGACATTGTATCAAATTGCGTTAGGAGTTGCCCGTGGTCTGGAGTACTTGCATCATGGCTGCAAAACAAGGATTGTACATTTCGACATCAAACCACAAAATGTACTCTTAGATGAAAACTTTTGCCCCAAAGTTTCGGACTTTGGGCTTGCTAAGCTCTGTGAGAAGAAAGAGAGTGTCTTGTCATTGCTGGACACAAGAGGTACAGTAGGGTACATTGCACCAGAAATGATTTCAAGAGTTTATGGGAGCGTGTCTTACAAGTCAGATGTTTATAGCTATGGAATGTtagttcttgagatgattggtGCAAGGAACAAAGAAAGCGCTCATCAAGACTCTGCTTCTAACACAAGTTCAATATACTTTCCTGAATGGGTATATAGGGATCTTGAATTAGGAAAGCCTAGAAGGCTTATTGAGGACGGAATCAACAATGAGGAAGAGGAGGTAGCAAAGAAGATGGCATTGGTGGGTTTGTGGTGTATTCAGCCTTCCCCATTAGATCGGCCACCAATGAACAGAGTCGTAGAGATGATGGAAGGAAGTCTTGAAGCTCTTGAAGTGCCTCCAAGGCCTGTCTTGCAGCAAATTCCCACGGCAGCTCTTCAGGAATCTCTAACGCTTTCAGATAGTTTGGTTTAA
- the LOC103852353 gene encoding uncharacterized protein LOC103852353: MDSFCFSPSDFVYITLNPHFLLLLFIQLLIRVLFRLSLVAMSSNGSSISEKPKGVESDSSPGPIKPIGTPHVSSNHSIGDLHSKRDKGEASVTSGLTKLSGKTAVSSGVLIGVPMSKNPNGAIIHSTKAGVSSGVRGKSAVSSRVRGKAIVSAEVVAFKDVKYGPHDGELRFRLIHFWEARNVVSKVLIGLEMLLIDQEETVSQGFIPAGKIDTYLPHMRAGGLYRLNSFFGSHNKNLYRVAEPSFTVTFSSTSVLSDLTDSPVCFLEDRFRIHGYEEFDAACDLRGDLYDYVGHIKLVNGQVLSDSLMLDDAEIASSRRVLLHVQTHDGPVMKLYLWDKAASDFSEKFKASGGTARVVLVTTLNPKRFGGALALSSMTPSRVFLDKDVQTTEEYLTWMNANLSVANRVNADVVTKTETMTIGELLFYIQQEDAKVAWFECIATVADVVHGSSWYYIGCGVCHTKATKGPTTLMCKKCGKPDIVGVPQYLAKISVYDNEDQASFVLLGDAGHELSGRKASELVASYFEANENVEDDHLVPVPQALIDTIGQTRKFIVKVSDHNLTGKTQALTVTEVLTPEDQEAEAQGTLQNGVADGDPSTCAGIVKRAADKVEAEDPKRARCG, encoded by the exons ATGGATTCGTTTTGCTTTTCTCCTTcagattttgtttatataactcTTAATCCGCATTTTCTCCTTCTTTTGTTTATACAACTCTTGATACGAGTCTTATTCCGATTAAGCTTAGTTGCAATGAGTTCCAACGGAAGTTCCATCTCCGAGAAACCAAAAGGCGTTGAGTCTGACTCCTCTCCCGGACCGATCAAACCCATCGGAACACCCCATGTCTCATCCAACCACTCAATAGGCGATCTCCACTCGAAGCGAGACAAAGGCGAAGCGTCGGTCACTTCCGGTCTGACCAAACTCAGCGGCAAAACTGCTGTCTCTTCCGGCGTCTTGATCGGCGTACCTATGTCGAAGAACCCCAATG GTGCGATCATTCACAGCACGAAGGCTGGTGTCTCCTCAGGTGTTAGAGGCAAATCTGCTGTCTCTTCCCGCGTCAGGGGAAAAGCTATTGTCTCGGCCGAAGTGGTGGCTTTCAAAGATGTGAAATACGGACCTCATGATGGCGAGTTGAGGTTCCGATTGATCCATTTTTGGGAAGCTCGAAATGTTGTGTCAAAGGTGCTTATCGGTCTCGAGATGCTTCTCATCGACCAAGAG GAGACTGTCAGCCAGGGTTTCATCCCAGCTGGGAAGATAGACACTTATTTGCCACACATGAGAGCTGGTGGCCTTTACAGACTCAACAGTTTTTTCGGTTCTCACAACAAGAATTTGTATCGTGTTGCGGAACCAAGTTTCACCGTCACATTCTCATCGACTTCTGTCCTCTCTGATCTAACGGACAGTCCGGTTTGTTTCCTTGAGGACCGGTTCCGGATCCATGGATATGAGGAGTTCGATGCTGCCTGCGACTTGAGAGGGGATCTTTATG ATTATGTTGGCCACATCAAGCTTGTGAATGGACAGGTTCTAAGTGATAGTCTCATGCTAGATGATGCCGAGATAGCTTCATCACGCCGCGTCTTGCTCCATGTTCAAACACATGA TGGTCCGGTGATGAAGTTGTACCTATGGGACAAGGCTGCCTCAGATTTTAGTGAGAAATTTAAAGCATCTGGAGGAACCGCACGTGTTGTTTTGGTCACTACTTTAAACCCGAAACGATTTGGAG GTGCCCTCGCTCTCTCCTCTATGACGCCATCACGTGTTTTCTTGGACAAAGATGTTCAAACAACCGAAGAGTATCTCACTTG GATGAACGCGAACTTATCTGTTGCCAACAGAGTTAACGCAGACGTTGTCACTAAGACTGAGACAATGACCATAGGCGAGCTCTTATTCTATATTCAGCAGGAAGATGCCAAG GTTGCTTGGTTTGAGTGCATAGCAACCGTTGCTGATGTTGTGCACGGTTCATCCTGGTATTACATAGGCTGTGGTGTGTGCCACACTAAGGCAACCAAAGGGCCTACCACCCTTATGTGTAAAAAATGTGGGAAACCCGACATTGTTGGTGTTCCACA GTACCTGGCCAAGATCTCTGTGTATGATAATGAGGATCAGGCGTCTTTTGTGCTCCTCGGTGATGCTGGACATGAGTTATCGGGAAGAAAAGCTTCAGAGTTGGTTGCAAGTTATTTCGAG GCTAATGAGAATGTAGAAGATGACCACTTGGTTCCGGTACCTCAGGCTCTTATCGATACCATTGGACAGACTCGAAAATTCATTGTGAAGGTATCAGATCACAATTTGACAGGCAAGACCCAAGCTTTGACTGTGACAGAGGTCCTCACCCCAGaagatcaagaagctgaagcccAAGGAACTCTgcagaatggagttgctgatgGTGATCCTTCCACATGCGCTGGGATAGTGAAGAGGGCTGCTGATAAGGTCGAGGCAGAAGACCCCAAGCGAGCCAGATGTGGCTAG